The Triticum dicoccoides isolate Atlit2015 ecotype Zavitan unplaced genomic scaffold, WEW_v2.0 scaffold34007, whole genome shotgun sequence genome window below encodes:
- the LOC119345917 gene encoding isoflavone reductase homolog IRL-like: protein AEPAGNLCKSFIDSGVALIKGGLFDHGSLVNAIKGADVVISAVGTPQLDEQTRIVMAIKEAGNVIKRFLPSEFGSDPERVHPVDPATTLYAGKISLRRLIEAEGIPHTYVCCNGFAETYLVSIGDVTAVGTGPLSDKTTVLGDGDANGVFVVEEDIAAYTVRAIDDTRTLNKIMYMRPPVNIVSHNELIALWEKKAGRTFQIARIPEADLLKLIKGRVHPSLCFEN, encoded by the exons GGAGGTTTATTTGACCACGGGAGCCTCGTAAATGCCATCAAGGGTGCAGATGTCGTGATCTCGGCCGTGGGGACCCCTCAGCTCGACGAGCAGACGAGGATTGTCATGGCCATCAAGGAGGCCGGCAATGTCATCAAG AGGTTCCTGCCGTCTGAGTTCGGCTCTGACCCAGAGCGGGTTCACCCCGTGGATCCAGCGACCACACTTTACGCTGGTAAAATCAGCCTTCGCCGTCTGATCGAGGCGGAGGGTATACCTCATACATATGTCTGCTGCAACGGGTTCGCCGAAACCTACCTTGTGAGCATCGGCGATGTTACGGCTGTTGGCACTGGTCCTCTGTCTGACAAGACCACTGTCCTAGGCGATGGAGATGCAAATG GGGTGTTTGTGGTGGAAGAGGACATAGCTGCCTATACGGTGAGAGCAATCGACGATACGAGGACCCTGAACAAGATCATGTACATGAGGCCGCCGGTGAACATCGTGTCCCACAACGAGCTCATCGCACTTTGGGAGAAAAAAGCGGGAAGGACTTTCCAGATCGCTCGCATCCCAGAGGCGGATCTCCTCAAGTTGATCAAGGGTAGGGTACATCCATCATTGTGCTTTGAGAAT